In Poecilia reticulata strain Guanapo linkage group LG1, Guppy_female_1.0+MT, whole genome shotgun sequence, one genomic interval encodes:
- the polq gene encoding DNA polymerase theta isoform X3: MTSGALKKKSYLGQHQIKKKTSILGNNEPPDGEMLLQTTLGKTNRPISMNKYSLVGGAVPLPLGDSTLALDEEMLQVMDAVDLSKGEVRRGVKEKQISALFPPPRPTAQNALGKMERNSGMMKDRESISYTNGGDDPQQRGCRSRGDSNRPGWSADCKDLAQKLLFSEDSGEVDHPQRDHQNNHSDNLSACTLPCVETNNSRKADGSGKQKLRRRNSPPSDKKANSSENINPPLDVSTKYILFSPTRLAAARRRAKLQPSLQNQSASVLTVPSGLELSMLSDTLPPPVLNSTAGVALRAPEQQAEKLLLSSWGLPKPVLERYQKHGVTQMFEWQAQCLNVGQALHGGNLVYSAPTSAGKTLVSELLILKRVLETKRKALFIVPFVSVAKEKMHYLQSVFEEAGIRVEGYMGSTSAAGGFTTLDVAVCTIEKANSLINRLIEENSMCLLGMVVVDELHMVGDSGRGYLLELLLTKIRYIAQKQNTSGSLSEGVQIIDYRPVPLQEHLKVGCNIYDKSLSVVRQFAPTLSVKGDDDHIVSLCYETVKEGHSVLLFCPSKNWCEKLADTVARAFFNLRHADLQGEAVPQPVRLDTEGLDDVLAQLRRTPAGLDPILQCTVPWGVAFHHAGLTFDERDVLEGAFRQGLIRVLAATSTLSSGVNLPARRVIIRTPTFNGRLLDPLTYKQMAGRAGRKGVDTTGESVLVCKQNERQKGISLLKGLLQPISSCLVRREGEGVTTSMLRAILEIIVGGVASSPQDVRLYASCSLLAASMESDNKTESNKQNSKGAIEACVEWLMGNEFISIQKDGQDEQYCPTQLGVATLSSSLSPPEALGIFADLQRAMKGFVLENDLHILYLITPLYAEWTTIDWYQFFCLWEQMPSSMKRVAELVGVQEGFLARSVSGKLVAKTEKQLRQMAIHKRFFTTLVLQDLVSEVPLGTVASKYNCNRGQLQSLQQSASTYAGMVTVFCKRLGWHNMELLLSQYQTRLSFGVQRELVDLVRISLLNAVRARALYAQGLCTVAEIARATVPDVEKALRNAVPFKSSKRAVDESEMEAAERRNLRCVWVTGGRALTEQEAAAEIVSEARLLLQEDLAQLGVHWDPSVLPPQSSSGSSSDDYTSGDSDASSVSYVSSHRSPTDRTKEHQARKRRDKKKVSENRGEEVRRDAEIDKGIADGKDVKQDVMKSEFCEVLVERSEERMKAKPKTSGQNDAGHAEEKQENKGEMLEKNKTQVEEVNKGNKQIGGANLPHLNSPAPERSLTQELADIIPSPLPQLPPQVQPLSSPTLAPRFRPPISRLEPQQSTAKADFSSSPLQPGRLKHSIALSKILQSIQTDRALQDQLQPADRLHSKAQDTTPATSQEKSDDISTPTQADLSTSSPASAPLFTPEAKRRRTEAGGVDTFSSPELYAGSRTDEVGQDGVEEESFSKSFDLDTQTERIIVQHEFSGTAAEGDEGVEPPRVQQENSVAGDEHDRRSEAEGLQTASPRFNISVTESQLELILNTNHRISPSPTRGREDQDKDENTRDNRLPNNTEAAAESPNRSSSFLFDSMYDSLLLDALQSNQLPEPAGEEESPSPRPAPSAQQRRRSELLTNQEAEEQEAVQWGESFFNLSEWGDSLLVGEHFLERQSLLRHAERTEEENQELQRPNEDEDLILKSQNESDEEKQGNDQPCNQNNQQFTEKGLDEGKTAQQVGKKTNEEKENNRENLVVKHSLVQNSLESAFCCSPELQEIFDRWPSMSDQPGATASTTADASELPHPATHQDRKRKKSQHPDAAQTVQVTERPGSAGDLIPPTQATPPVTPKVKLTTSSVHSPVVAQPLKQSTPSNRLQEKRATSHAANSRLKAAVSCFDSRPQKSLCLPPESVASPPSPQPKPPSDTESSVSPAGFSLQLSQEASVCCSNSGSFSIIDVASDRRIFDTFVKEWKTKERFSIALACEKRECGQHPEDEIGGKHKRASEAHLKLDGFPVRDNEGLTLIGLSVCWGARDAYYISLEQEQRKGLSSSLAPPPLDDALPVRERLQQVKVCLSGQVTHLKGRVAVVNNIIKVYKRLVQSCGISLEGNCEDPKVACWLLDPGSEERTLPNMVTVYCPEELPLLDGLGNALSHCPRVRAATKSVLIHAVMNHLSGLLEQDGTLDVFRRIEMPSQVCLALLELNGVGFSVEECERQKHVMQAKLSALEAEAYSLAGHTFSLTSVDDIAQVLFLELHLPPNGDITGPRNKKTLGYTRRGGGRVRLGKQFSTTKDVLEKLRPLHPLPAVVLEWRRITNALTKVVFPLQREKQYHPTLDMDRIYPVAQTHTATGRVSFTEPNIQNVPKDFEICMPTVVGESPPSQGGFQMPNKLGKRRNSAAPFPAAVEQGPAFSVSMRHAFIPFSGGMILAADYSQLELRVLAHLSKDQRLLQVLNGGADVFRCIAAEWKSVDPESVQDSLRQQAKQICYGIIYGMGAKSLGEQMGVEENDAACYIESFKARYKGINTFLKQTVKKCLKDGYVQTLMGRRRYLAGISSTNPHVKAHAERQAVNTTVQGSAADIVKLATVNIQKRLRKTYPAAPLSHQHTHSAHSHRRIGTSLLRGAYFVLQLHDELIYETTEQDLIQVAQIVKREMESAVKLYVKLKAKVRVGPSWGNLQDLDI; the protein is encoded by the exons ATGACCTCGGGtgctctgaaaaagaaaagttaccTGGGACAGCACCAGATCAAGAAGAAGACGAG CATCCTAGGCAACAATGAGCCACCGGACGGAGAAATGCTGTTGCAGACAACATTAGGGAAAACAAATAGACCTATAAGCATGAATAAATATAGCCTCGTG GGTGGAGCAGTTCCTCTTCCATTGGGCGATTCCACTTTAGCTCTTGATGAAGAAATGCTACAGGTTATGGATGCTGTTGATCTTTCTAAGGGTGAAGTTAGAAGGGGTgttaaggaaaaacaaatttcagcTCTGTTTCCTCCTCCACGACCCACTGCACAGAACGCACTCGGCAAAATGGAGAGAAACTCTGGAATGATGAAGGACCGGGAATCTATTTCTTACACAAATGGGGGGGATGATCCTCAGCAGAGAGGCTGTAGATCTAGAGGGGATTCTAACAGACCAGGATGGAGCGCTGACTGCAAAGACCTGGCTCAGAAGCTTCTTTTCAGTGAGGACTCTGGTGAAGTGGACCATCCTCAGAGAGACCACCAGAATAACCATTCAGATAATCTCTCTGCCTGCACTCTGCCTTGTGTAGAAACAAATAACAGTCGAAAAGCAGACGGCTCCGGCAA GCAGAAACTCAGAAGGAGAAACTCTCCTCCCAGTGATAAGAAAGCTAACTCGAGTGAGAACATCAATCCGCCTCTGGATGTatctacaaaatatattttattcagtcCTACCCGCCTCGCAGCAGCCAGGCGAAGGGCCAAACTTCAGCCGTCGTTACAGAACCAGTCTGCATCTGTACTCACAGTGCCCAGTGGCCTGGAGCTCAGCATGCTCAGCGACACGCTTCCTCCGCCAG TTTTGAACTCCACCGCAGGCGTGGCCTTGCGTGCTCCTGAGCAGCAGGCTGAAAAGCTGCTGTTATCCAGCTGGGGCTTACCAAAGCCTGTCCTAGAGCGCTACCAGAAACACGGAGTCACTCAGATGTTTGAGTGGCAGGCACAGTGCCTCAATGTTGGACAGGCTTTGCATGGAGGGAACCTTGTGTACTCTG ccCCCACTAGTGCTGGCAAAACTCTGGTTTCGGAGCTGCTGATCCTGAAGCGCGTGCTGGAGACCAAAAGAAAAGCACTTTTCATTGTGCCATTTGTGTCTGTGGCCAAAGAAAAGATGCACTACCTTCAG AGCGTGTTTGAAGAGGCTGGGATTCGTGTGGAGGGCTACATGGGGAGTACTTCGGCTGCAGGAGGGTTCACCACGTTGGATGTGGCTGTTTGCACCATAGAAAAAGCCAATTCTTTAATTAACAGACTGATCGAAGAAAATAGCATGTGTCTACTAG gcATGGTGGTGGTTGATGAGTTACATATGGTTGGAGATTCTGGGAGGGGATACCTACTGGAACTGCTCTTAACCAAGATCCGCTACATCGCACAGAAGCAGAACACATCAGG GTCTCTTTCAGAGGGCGTACAGATCATCG ATTACAGGCCCGTACCCCTGCAGGAACATCTCAAAGTGGGATGCAACATATACGACAAGAGCCTTTCCGTGGTTCGACAGTTTGCCCCTACTCTCAGCGTTAAG GGCGACGACGATCATATTGTGAGCTTGTGTTATGAAACTGTGAAAGAAGGCCACTCGGTGCTGCTGTTCTGTCCCTCAAAGAACTGGTGTGAAAAGCTGGCTGATACCGTCGCCAGAGCATTCTTTAACCTCAGACATGCAG aTCTTCAGGGAGAAGCTGTGCCACAGCCTGTGCGTCTAGATACAGAGGGCTTAGATGATGTGCTAGCTCAGCTGAGGCGAACTCCAGCTGGTCTTGATCCCATCCTGCAGTGCACTGTCCCGTGGGGGGTGGCCTTCCACCACGCCG GGTTGACGTTTGATGAGCGGGATGTGCTGGAGGGAGCTTTTCGTCAGGGACTGATCAGAGTTCTGGCTGCCACCTCCACCCTTTCATCAGGAGTCAATCTTCCGGCTCGCAGGGTCATCATTCGAACTCCAACTTTTAACGGACGCTTGCTGGACCCGCTCACATACAAACAGATGGCTGGACGAGCAGGGAGAAAAGGAGTGGACACCACAG GTGAAAGTGTGCTTGTGTGTAAGCAGAACGAGCGTCAGAAGGGTATTAGTCTCCTTAAGGGACttcttcagccaatcagcagctgcCTGGTGAGACGGGAAGGCGAGGGTGTAACCACCAGCATGCTGAGAGCGATCCTGGAG ATTATTGTTGGAGGTGTGGCCAGCTCTCCACAGGATGTGAGGTTGTACGCCTCATGCTCCCTTTTAGCTGCCAGCATGGAAAGTGACAACAAGACCGAATCTAATAAGCAGAACAGCAAAGGAGCTATTGAGGCTTGTGTTGAATGGCTGATGGGAAATGAATTTATTAGTATTCAAAAGGATGGGCAAG ATGAGCAGTATTGTCCAACCCAACTAGGGGTTGCCACTCTTTCTTCGTCCCTCTCTCCTCCAGAGGCTTTGGGAATATTTGCAGATCTCCAACGGGCAATGAAGGGATTCGTACTCGAAAACGATTTGCACATTCTCTATCTG ATTACTCCGCTGTATGCAGAGTGGACTACAATAGATTGGTATCAGTTTTTCTGCCTGTGGGAGCAGATGCCTTCCTCGATGAAGAGAGTGGCGGAGCTGGTTGGTGTCCAGGAAGGCTTTCTTGCACGATCTGTCAGCGGCAAACTTGTTGCCAAGACTGAAAAGCAGCTCAGACAGATGGCCATTCATAAACG GTTTTTCACAACTCTTGTTCTCCAGGATCTGGTCAGCGAAGTGCCTCTGGGAACTGTTGCTTCTAAGTACAACTGCAATCGAGGACAGCTGCAGTCTCTTCAACAATCTGCTTCCACATATGCAG GAATGGTGACCGTGTTCTGCAAGCGTCTGGGCTGGCACAACATGGAGCTGCTGTTGTCTCAGTACCAGACCAGGCTGAGCTTTGGAGTCCAGAGAGAGCTCGTCGATCTGGTTCGGATTTCCCTTCTGAACGCAGTGCGAGCCAGAGCGCTCTACGCTCAGGGGCTCTGCACCGTAGCTGAAATAGCTCGGGCCACAGTTCCTGACGTGGAGAAAGCGTTAAGGAACGCCGTCCCCTTCAAAAG TTCTAAGAGAGCGGTGGATGAGAGCGAGATGGAGGCGGCAGAGAGGCGGAACCTGCGCTGTGTGTGGGTCACCGGCGGACGGGCTCTGAcagaacaggaagcagctgctgaGATTGTCTCTGAAGCGAGGCTCCTCCTTCAAGAGGACCTGGCTCAGCTCGGAGTTCACTGGGATCCATCAGTACTTCCTCCACAGTCCTCCTCTGGAAGTAGCTCTGACGATTACACCAGTGGGGATTCAGATGCTTCGTCTGTCTCTTACGTCAGCTCGCACCGATCACCAACAGATAGGACTAAAGAGCATCAAGCGAGAAAGCGGAGGGACAAGAAGAAAGTCAGTGAGAATCGTGGAGAGGAGGTTAGGAGAGATGCAGAAATCGACAAAGGGATTGCTGACGGGAAAGACGTGAAGCAGGATGTGATGAAATCTGAATTCTGTGAAGTTCTAGTAGAAAGATCTGAGGaaagaatgaaagcaaaacCAAAGACATCAGGCCAAAATGATGCCGGAcatgcagaggaaaaacaggaaaacaaaggggaaatgttggagaaaaacaaaacacaagtagAAGAGGTGaataaaggaaacaaacaaattggGGGAGCAAATCTTCCCCATTTAAATTCCCCTGCTCCTGAAAGGAGCCTAACACAAGAGCTGGCTGACATTATTCCCAGCCCTCTCCCTCAGCTGCCCCCTCAGGTTCAGCCCCTATCCTCTCCAACCCTGGCCCCACGGTTCAGACCCCCGATTTCTCGCTTAGAGCCACAACAAAGCACAGCAAAAGCAGACTTTTCTTCATCCCCTCTGCAGCCAGGGAGACTAAAACACTCGATCGCATTAAGCAAAATCCTCCAATCAATACAAACTGATCGGGCTCTGCAGGATCAGTTGCAGCCTGCTGACAGGTTACACTCAAAAGCCCAAGACACAACGCCTGCAACCTCTCAAGAAAAGTCAGATGATATTTCTACGCCTACGCAAGCAGATTTGTCAACATCTTCTCCTGCCTCTGCTCCCCTGTTCACTCCCGAGGCCAAACGAAGAAGAACCGAAGCCGGAGGGGTGGATACGTTTTCATCTCCTGAGTTGTACGCAGGCAGTAGGACTGATGAAGTGGGGCAGGATGGTGTGGAAGAAGAAAGTTTCAGCAAAAGCTTTGACTTGGACACTCAGACAGAAAGAATTATAGTTCAACATGAGTTCAGTGGCACAGCTGCAGAAGGAGATGAGGGAGTAGAACCGCCGAGGGTACAACAGGAGAATTCAGTAGCAGGAGATGAACATGACAGAAGAAGTGAAGCTGAAGGCCTTCAGACAGCGTCTCCCAGATTCAATATTTCTGTGACAGAGAGCCAACTGGAGCTCATCCTTAACACAAACCACAGA ATATCTCCAAGTCCaacaagaggaagagaagaCCAAGATAAAGATGAAAACACACGTGACAATCGGCTCCCTAACAATACCGAGGCTGCAGCAGAGAGTccaaacagaagcagcagcttcctgttcGACAGCATGTATGACAGCCTTCTCCTGGACGCTCTGCAATCAAACCAGCTACCTGAACCAGCAGGTGAAGAAGAATCTCCTAGCCCACGTCCCGCTCCGTCAGCCCAGCAGAGGCGGCGCAGTGAGCTTCTCACCAACCAGGAGGCGGAGGAGCAGGAGGCGGTCCAGTGGGGCGAGTCCTTCTTCAATCTGTCCGAGTGGGGGGACTCGCTCTTGGTGGGTGAACACTTTCTGGAGAGGCAGAGTTTACTGAGACACGCAGAGAGaactgaagaagaaaaccaaGAACTGCAGCGACCAAACGAAGATGaagatctgattttaaaatccCAAAACGAGTCTGACGAGGAGAAGCAAGGCAACGATCAGCCTTGCAATCAAAACAATCAACAATTTACTGAAAAAGGTTTAGATGAGGGAAAAACTGCACAGCAGGTTGGAAAGAAAACCAacgaagaaaaagaaaataataggGAAAACTTAGTTGTCAAACACTCACTTGTCCAAAATTCACTTGAAAGTGCTTTTTGTTGCAGCCCTGAGTTACAGGAAATCTTCGACCGCTGGCCTAGTATGTCTGACCAGCCAGGCGCCACTGCTTCAACCACGGCAGATGCTTCAGAGTTGCCCCATCCAGCGACACATCaagacagaaagaggaaaaaatccCAACATCCTGATGCTGCTCAAACGGTGCAGGTCACAGAGAGACCAGGCTCTGCTGGTGACCTTATTCCCCCAACGCAGGCCACGCCCCCTGTCACACCAAAAGTGAAACTAACCACCTCCTCTGTCCACTCACCTGTCGTCGCTCAGCCTCTCAAACAGTCGACACCCTCAAACCGCCTTCAAGAAAAACGGGCCACATCCCACGCTGCGAACAGTCGCTTGAAGGCAGCTGTTTCGTGTTTTGATAGCAGACCGCAGAAAAGCCTCTGCCTCCCCCCAGAGAGTGTCGCCTCTCCACCGTCCCCGCAGCCCAAGCCCCCATCTGACACAGAGTCCTCGGTGAGCCCTGCAGGTTTCTCTCTCCAGCTGTCCCAGGAGGCCTCCGTCTGCTGCAGCAACTCTGGGAGCTTCTCCATCATAGACGTGGCGAGCGACAGACGAATTTTTGATACTTTTGTTAAAGAGTGGAAGACAAAAGAGCGGTTCTCTATTGCTTTGGCTTGCGAGAAGAGAGAGTGCGGGCAGCACCCCGAGGATGAAATAGGAGGGAAACATAAGagag CATCAGAAGCTCATCTAAAGCTTGATGGTTTTCCAGTAAGAGACAACGAAGGCCTTACTTTGATTGGGCTTTCTGTCTGCTGGGGAGCCAGAGATGCATACTATATTTCTCTAGAGCAGGAGCAAAGAAAAG GTCTGAGCTCCAGTCTGGCTCCTCCTCCACTCGATGATGCTCTGCCAGTAAGGGAAAGGTTGCAGCAGGTGAAGGTCTGTCTGAGCGGACAGGTGACTCATCTCAAGGGCCGTGTGGCTGTCGTGAATAACATTATCAAGGTGTACAAGAGGCTGGTACAGAGCTGTGGCATCAGCCTGGAGGGAAATTGTGAGGATCCAAAG GTTGCCTGCTGGCTGCTGGATCCTGGCAGTGAGGAAAGAACTCTTCCCAACATGGTGACTGTCTATTGTCCCGAAGAACTACCCCTGCTGGATGGTCTCGGGAACGCACTCTCCCACTGTCCTCGAGTCAGGGCCGCAACCAAGAGCGTCCTCATACATGCTGTGATGAACCACCTCTCCGGTCTGCTGGAGCAAGACGGCACACTGG ATGTGTTTAGGAGAATAGAGATGCCTTCCCAGGTTTGTCTGGCTCTGTTGGAACTGAACGGAGTTGGCTTCAGCGTGGAGGAgtgtgagagacaaaaacatgtgATGCAGGCCAAACTGTCGGCGCTGGAAGCCGAGGCTTACAGCCTGGCTGGACACACCTTCTCCCTCACAAGTGTTGACGACATAGCACAG GTATTGTTTTTGGAGCTTCATCTGCCTCCAAACGGAGACATAACTGGACCAAGAAATAAGAAGACTCTGGGTTACACCAGGAGAGGCGGCGGCAGAGTGCGACTTGGGAAGCAGTTCAGCACTACCAAG gatgttttagaaaaacttcGTCCCCTGCACCCTTTGCCAGCTGTAGTCCTGGAGTGGCGGAGAATCACCAACGCCTTGACTAAAGTGGTGTTTCCCCTGCAGAGGGAGAAGCAGTATCATCCTACATTGGATATGGACAGAATATACCCCgtcgcacaaacacacacagcaacag GTAGAGTGAGCTTTACTGAGCCAAACATCCAGAACGTCCCCAAAGATTTTGAGATTTGCATGCCTACAGTGGTCGGAGAAAGCCCTCCTTCTCAGGGTGGCTTCCAGATGCCCAACAAGCTGGG aaagagGAGAAACTCTGCTGCTCCTTTTCCTGCAGCTGTAGAGCAAGGCCCGGCCTTCTCCGTCAGCATGAGACATGCATTTATTCCCTTCTCAG GAGGAATGATACTGGCAGCTGATTACTCTCAACTGGAACTGAGAGTGCTGGCTCACCTCTCGAAGGATCAGCGCCTCCTGCAG GTGCTGAATGGAGGAGCTGACGTGTTCCGTTGCATCGCTGCTGAGTGGAAAAGTGTTGACCCAGAGTCTGTACAGGACAGCCTCAGACAACAGGCAAAACAG ATTTGCTATGGCATCATCTATGGAATGGGAGCAAAGTCACTTGGGGAGCAAATGGGAGTGGAGGAGAACGACGCAGCCTGCTACATCGAGAGTTTCAAAGCTAGATACAAAG GGATCAACACTTTTCTTAAGCAGACTGTAAAGAAGTGCTTAAAGGACGGCTATGTTCAGACGCTGATGGGCCGGCGGAGATATTTAGCTGGGATCTCCAGCACAAATCCACACGTCAAAGCTCAC GCAGAGCGGCAGGCGGTGAACACGACGGTGCAGGGTTCGGCAGCCGACATCGTCAAACTGGCTACCGTCAACATCCAGAAACGGTTACGAAAAACATATCCTGCAGCCCCATTGTCTCACCAACACACGCACTCAG CTCACAGTCACCGCAGAATTGGGACGTCTTTGCTCAGGGGAGCCTATTTTGTCCTCCAGCTGCATGATGAGCTCATCTACGAAACCACAGAACAGGATCTCATACAG GTTGCACAGATAGTCAAAAGGGAGATGGAGTCAGCAGTGAAGCTGTATGTGAAGCTCAAAGCCAAAGTCAGAGTTGGACCCAGCTGGGGAAACCTGCAGGACCTCGATATATAA